Genomic window (Alnus glutinosa chromosome 9, dhAlnGlut1.1, whole genome shotgun sequence):
CCTCAGAACAGAAGACAGCCGAGCATCCACCTGACTGTGAGCATCATCATATATATGCTTGACTCTCAAAAATCGTTTCTTCTTTCTGATGGCATGTTAGAAGCCAGagataaaaacaaacaataatgaTTGGATTTGTCTTGTGAATCACGCACGGTAGGTGTTTGTTGTTTTGCCACTTTGATTTTGGTTGTTGACTAGCTTTATATATGCGTTTTGCTCCTATATGCTGCTTTCCATTACAACATGATTTTCTTAACAACACATAAAAGCAACAATCAACCAGAAGTTAAATGAACAAATGAATTAaatctaggaaaaaaaaaaaaaaaaagttcaagtTCCATTCGATTTGCGAGAAATAAGAAATCGATAAATACAGTTTTGGAAgacaaaaaatccaaattgcACAACATAGGTATTTCACAAAACCAATTGAACCGAAATCCTTGAAGCTGCAGGTGTCGGCCTCATAAATAGGAGATCTAAAATCGTTCGTTTGGGAAATTCGAGTGAAAGCTGAGACGGCTCTATCTCTCTTgatctattttccttttgtgaAGATTGATCAACGACTTCATCTTCTCTTTCTTGGCTGGGgcctcttcttcatcatcatcttcttcttcttctctgacGACTTTCGCTTTAGGCCGATCGTTCTTGCTGAGGCGGCAGACCACGTAGGAAGACGAAGAAGACGAACCCACATCGGGTTGAGTCTTCATCGGCAGGCTGTACTCCCTCATGAGCCAGGCACCATCTTGGGGCGACCCGGGGTTCTCGTACCGGAAGTTCCTCTTCTTGGCAATCGGGATTCTCGTCCCACGAGCGTATATGGTCTTAGACGACTCGTTGCTCCAAGTTCCCCCGGAGCCGACGCTCCGATTGACACGTGAACGACTCAACCGCTTCAatttggtgaagaagaagagatccTCGGTCTCGTCGATGGAGGGACCCCCGAACATGTCCCATATCTCAGAAGGCTCTTTCTCACCGTAGAGATCGAATTCAACTATAATATCCGGGTAGGGCAAAGGCTGTCCGGTAGCCTTGGGGCGGAGGTAGAACCTGACGACGTCTTCGTCGGAGGGGTGGAATTTGTAGCCCGCCGGTATAGAAGAAGAAGCCATAACTTGTTCTACACGAATCTGGGCAGTGGCGGCGATTGGAAAGCAGAGAGAAGGACAACGGTCTCCGTATCTTTAAAATGCCAGgagtatttcattttttgtcttttaccCTTATCCCTTACGCAACAACTATATATAGACTGAATACACATACATCACcacttttcaaatttcaaacaacgaaaattaaaataaataaataaataaatctttaatCTTTGAGGCGGTTATGGTATGTTCTggatgcaaaagaaaaaaaaaatgaatgttttatcgatatttgtaattttttaaaaataaatcagattttatctaatttttttaaaaatttttagagttaaatatgtttttagtaaatgagttttttaaaaactttattttttgatacttGAGTTTTAATTCGCATTACAGATGGTATATCCGTTTtgaaaaaagaccaaattaataCCTTAGTTAAGTTTTTTGccaaaaaactaacggtccgccacgtcaCTGTCACTTAGCACTATTAGGAACACGACACATATCCCTTGCGACATATCAGCACTCACATAATTGTCAAATTACTCGCATctttaaaagttaattaaaaataataaaattttaaaaaaaagattgaagaaaaaaaaaaaaaaaaaagccaccccTTGATTGGTCTGGGGTGGCAAAACCACcaactgacaaaaaaaaaattgaagggttttggcccgtAAGGTGGTTCAGCCATCCCATGGGCAAATCCTCTATCCATTTATAATCCCGAACAAGCTTCATGCTCTCAGATTTATTATTTGAAGAGTTCAGAACTTCATCTCCAGATAGAGAGGCTGAACATTCTTCCACATGACTAGTATTTTCTTCTTGACTGAAGGACCATATATATTAAGCTATAACTTCTATAAGGCTATGGCAGAAACTAAGTTTTTTTGGCCCACCAACGAGAAGTTGACACATGAGCTTggaacaaaaaaatgaaatagaatcAAAAGACTCGAACACTCGATTTGCATATGATTTCTTCATCGTTTACCACtgcttagaaaaaaagaaaaaaagaaaaccctctCTGCATCTGATTTCCAATTTGCATTTGATTTCTTCATATTCTCTTCAACATTTAGCACTAATGCGATTTCTGTTTGGAAAGTGACAAAGTGAGGGAAAGTAAAGGAAAATTAGAGAACCCTAGGAGGAAGAGCAGCTGACCCACGTTGGAGGAGCAGCGTTTGGTGGTGTGGCGTGTTCTGACCTGGGAGGTGGCGGCGTGGTCTAGCACAGGCGTTGGTGGTGTTGACAGTGTCCAGACCCACGGCATCCAGACCAACGTCGGAGGAGCAATGTTCGGTGGCGTTGGTTGGGTTTGGTTTAGTTGTGACAGCATGTTCCGAACCGGGCGTTGGTGGCGTTTTCCAGTCTGGACGGTGCCAGGAGCATCCAACCCCACAGCCTCCAGACCCACATCGGAGGAGCAACGTTTGGGGTTGGCTTAGTTGTGGTGGCATGGTCTGGCCTAGGCGGTGCCGACAGAGTCCGGCGTGGCTGTGATGGTGCGAATTTGGGTAGGGGCGGTCTCTTTGTTCTCAACTTGTCTGAGAGGGAAATGGGGCAAAACAATTGTTATGATCCGGTGTTTTAGCAACACTTGAatttgttgagtttttttttttttttttttttttgagatgacGTGTCAATATGTTATTGGTGAGCAGAAACCCTTGTTTTATACTAAATTGCTATCTCTATATTATTATAAGCTCAGCTTGGAAAAAATAACTCTTATCGACACAACACTATGTATACACTCGTTTGCAGGCTGAAAATACCTTTAAATTGgttgaaaaacaaaaggaattTCAATTGCCTCTCTAATCATTCCAAACGATGGTCGTCCATGGCCAAGTAACGTGTCTCTAATATTAATTGTTTACAAACCAATAAAAAAGGATAGATTTTAAGATGATTCGAGGACTTTGAGCCTCCCAAGAACAAACGTGAGTTTGCTAGTACATTTCTTTTCATAGTTTCATTAATCAAGCAATAATAAGTTATGTAGacttaattagaaaaaagaaaaaaagaaataaatttaacacCAACAAGTAAAtaacaaagataaataataagtaaaTAAGAAACTAAAGCGAGACTCCTCTTGCCCGTATATCTGGTACGGTACGGTAGGCACTCCAGTTCCATTTTCTCATTGAACAAAAATCCGCACAAAAAAGTTGATACAAATTAATCGAACCGAAAAATCTGCAAAAATGCAGGTGTCAATCTCATCatcaaaactcaaaattaaGTAATGCCTAAAATCGAAAAATACAGTTTTGGATTTGCGAGAAATGAAAAATCGACAAAAATACAGTTTTGGAAGACAAAAAAATCCAAACTGCATCCACAAAACCAATTGAACCGAAAATCTTTGAAGCTGCAGGTGTCGGCCTCATGAATAGGAGCCCTAAAATCGTTTTGTTTGGGAAATTCGACTGAAAGCTGAGACGGCTCTGTCTTTCTTTCTTGATCGATTTTCCTTTTGTGAAGATTCATCAACGACGTTCGTGCTTGGAGAGGCGGCAGACCACGTAGGAAGACGAAAAAGACGAACCCACATCGAGTTGAGTCTTTATCGGCAGGGTGTACTCCTTCATGTGCCAGGCACCGCGTTGGGGCGACCTGGGGTTCTCGTACCGCAAGCTCCTCTTCTTGGCAATCGGGATTCTCGTCCCACGAGCGTATATGGTCTTAGACGACTCGTAGCTCCAAGTTCCCCCGGGGCCGACGCTCCGATTGACACGGGAGCGACTCAACCGCTTCAatttggtgaagaagaagagatccTCGGTCTCGTCGATGGAGGGACCTCCGAACATGTCCCATATCTCAGAAGGCTCTTTCTCACCGTAGAGATCGAATTCAACTATAATATCTGGGTACGGCAAAGGCTGTCCGGTGGCTTTGGGGTGGAGGTAGAACCTGACGACATCTTCGTCGGAGGGGTGGAATTTGTAGCCCGCCGGTATAGAAGAAGAAGCCATAACTTGTTCTACACGAAATCTTTAAAATGCGGAGAGAAGGACGACGGCTATGTATTTTGtctatatatagagatataCACTGAATTCaaacaaaggaaataaaaataaattaaataaatagaaataaatCTTTAATCTTTAATCTTTAATAAGGCAGTTATTAGGGATCTTTAAGGCAGTTAGGGATCCGTTTGGGCTTCGGTTTGAGCTTTCATTGGGCCGAGACCATTTCAGTAGTTTAAAACGACAGtcgtttgattaaaaaaaaaaatacttttcattttttttattctttaactcattattttaaaaagacttgtaactATGAAATGCAAGTAATTCTAGACGTTATTTCCATGTTtcttttaaaagtcacattattattaAAAGGACATGAATATaacgtttagaattactcatgaaAGACATATCCTATTcaactactactactactaccaACTTTTTGTGTGTTATTTCGGAGATAACTTATTGATCAAATACATCATGATAAggaataaaaataactaaatatcaaattaattaaaggtccgtttgagtttgtaatttcaaaaggtgcgatttaaaaaagtaatttttaaaaatgcaattaagtgTTTGATAAATTGCAGTTTACCCTTTAAAATTGCAGaataacttataaaattatgcgttttagAAAAATGACTCTAGCATGcaataagaaaaaaacattttttgtgtttttaaatcgcaattctcaaacgattaattttctgtaatttaatttaaaaccgtaccttttttttttttttttgttaacgaaCTTACAATCCCAAATGCACCATGAAGCTCTAAGACTACATGCATCCATGCACGCGATAATACTATCCAACCCTCATACTCGGGCCGGTTGGGGCTTATctgtaatattatattattcgtACAAGTTGTTATAACTTGTTATGCTATCAGTCTTGTATAACCCTGGTTTTTTTGGGATTAACTTTTAGTCTTGGCAAGAATCCTAGTCACATGGGGAATTCTAGTCATACTAGGAATCCTTGTTGGACTTGCACTTTAAGTTTAGAATCTCAATCTCATTAGAAATCATTATCTAACTAGGGGTGAATATTCTAATCATATTAATAATACCTAATTTAAAGTCCAGAtttaataagattaaaaaagcTATTCAAAAAAAAGGTAAGGATTGGTCTAGCCGTCTAGGGTTTCAAAGAAACCCTAAACATAAAACTCAAGGGAGGCCACACACCGTGGTGTGCAAACTCCCTTTGGTTTCTTTTCATGGTGGTGTGGCAGCCACGGGTGGTGAACTAAGGTGCAGATGGCCACAGGTTCAACCCGTGGCACTACCATGCATGGTGGTTCGGATCAAATTAAAAAGTAGTGAGGTCCAAATCAAACCTCCCAGTCCACAAAATAAAGAGTCGGTTGAGCTACAGATAGCAAAAGCAGATTTCTCATCTCAATAACCGTACAACCATATACATTCAGTTCAATAGACAATTTGATCAGCAGGACAGTCACCACATTACAACACAATCACCAATGAAAACAATCTTGGAACTTTCAATATAACCAACTAAAAGAAGTTACTATACTGGCTAGTGAGAGAATTTTTGAGGTTTGAATACAAGCCATAGAGGGAATATTGCCGAAGGTTTTCCACTTCATACCATGAATTGAGAGCCATAAGATGCTTATCTGTGCCAGAAAAAGCTAGCTGTATCCCAAGACTGCAATCTACTGTACCCCCTCGGTTTTTACAGCTTGATGTTCTGATGGCACAGTCTTGTTTGTTGAGGCATACAAAATTGGAGTTACCTGAGCATGAAGCACACCCATCTCTTTTCCAATACAAATTCTGCAGCCTACCCTTCTGAAACTCGAGGGCCTGCTCTGACAATGTCCATTTAGTTTAATTAGATATAAAGAATATGAGATCT
Coding sequences:
- the LOC133876745 gene encoding NAC domain-containing protein 67-like — its product is MASSSIPAGYKFHPSDEDVVRFYLRPKATGQPLPYPDIIVEFDLYGEKEPSEIWDMFGGPSIDETEDLFFFTKLKRLSRSRVNRSVGSGGTWSNESSKTIYARGTRIPIAKKRNFRYENPGSPQDGAWLMREYSLPMKTQPDVGSSSSSSYVVCRLSKNDRPKAKVVREEEEDDDEEEAPAKKEKMKSLINLHKRKIDQER
- the LOC133876746 gene encoding NAC domain-containing protein 68-like translates to MASSSIPAGYKFHPSDEDVVRFYLHPKATGQPLPYPDIIVEFDLYGEKEPSEIWDMFGGPSIDETEDLFFFTKLKRLSRSRVNRSVGPGGTWSYESSKTIYARGTRIPIAKKRSLRYENPRSPQRGAWHMKEYTLPIKTQLDVGSSFSSSYVVCRLSKHERR